The Epilithonimonas zeae genome contains a region encoding:
- a CDS encoding DNA topoisomerase IV subunit B → MSEINPANYSEDNIRTLEPREHVRLRPGMYIGKLGDGSSVDDGIYILLKEVLDNSIDEFRMKAGKRIDVKIKDGSVIVRDYGRGIPLGKIVDVVSIMNTGGKYDDGAFKKSIGLNGVGTKAVNFLSTYFKVKSVREGKTRVAEFREGKLDILHDEAETSDRNGTEITFVPDESIFINYKFRNEYVEKMLRNYTYLNLGLKIYFNGEVFESQNGLKDLLEEEIDGEIVYPIIHIKDEDMEVAITHSDKSQSETYFSFVNGQYTSQGGTHLNAFKEAYVKTVREFFNKNFEAVDIRKAIIGAVYINVGNPVFESQTKTKLGSATMGQDKDGKELETIKTFVINYLKNKLDNYLHKNPETAEAILKKIMISERERKELSGIQKLARERAKKVSLHNKKLRDCRHHYNDQKASRKSETMIFITEGDSASGSITKSRDVETQAVFSLKGKPLNCYGLTKKVVYENEEFNLLQAALNIEESLEDLRYNHVIIATDADVDGMHIRLLMITFFLQFFPDLIKNGHLYILQTPLFRVRNKKETRYCYSDSERLKALDELGKNPEITRFKGLGEISPDEFKHFIGKDIRLEPVVLGKDQTIDQLLEFYMGKNTPDRQLFILDNLVVEDDSNIDKKKNLESA, encoded by the coding sequence ATGAGCGAAATCAATCCTGCAAATTATTCCGAAGACAATATCCGTACCCTTGAGCCAAGAGAACACGTAAGGTTGAGACCTGGGATGTATATTGGAAAATTGGGTGACGGATCATCGGTTGATGACGGTATTTATATTTTGCTCAAAGAAGTTTTGGATAACTCTATCGATGAGTTTAGAATGAAAGCAGGAAAAAGAATTGATGTGAAAATCAAGGATGGTAGTGTCATCGTACGTGATTACGGTCGAGGAATTCCTTTGGGGAAAATTGTGGATGTGGTTTCCATTATGAATACAGGTGGAAAATATGACGATGGCGCTTTCAAAAAATCGATTGGTTTGAATGGTGTTGGTACAAAAGCAGTGAACTTTTTGTCCACTTATTTTAAAGTAAAATCCGTACGCGAGGGCAAAACCAGAGTCGCAGAATTCAGAGAAGGAAAATTAGATATTTTACACGACGAAGCTGAAACGTCTGATAGAAATGGTACCGAGATTACTTTTGTTCCGGATGAAAGTATTTTTATCAATTACAAATTCAGGAATGAGTATGTGGAAAAAATGCTCCGCAACTACACCTACCTTAACTTAGGTCTGAAGATTTATTTCAACGGAGAAGTATTCGAGTCTCAAAATGGCTTAAAAGACTTGTTGGAGGAAGAGATTGATGGAGAAATTGTTTATCCAATCATTCATATCAAAGATGAAGATATGGAAGTAGCGATTACACATTCTGACAAATCTCAGTCTGAAACTTATTTTTCTTTTGTTAATGGACAATACACTTCGCAGGGTGGTACGCATTTAAATGCTTTTAAAGAAGCTTATGTAAAAACTGTTAGGGAGTTTTTTAATAAGAATTTTGAAGCGGTTGATATTAGAAAAGCAATTATTGGTGCGGTTTATATCAACGTTGGTAATCCTGTCTTCGAGTCCCAAACCAAGACAAAGCTGGGATCGGCAACGATGGGTCAGGATAAGGATGGAAAAGAATTAGAAACCATCAAGACCTTTGTTATCAATTATCTTAAAAATAAGCTGGATAATTACCTTCATAAAAATCCTGAAACTGCAGAAGCAATTCTCAAAAAAATAATGATTTCGGAAAGAGAAAGAAAAGAACTTTCCGGAATTCAGAAACTCGCAAGAGAAAGAGCGAAAAAAGTTTCGCTTCACAATAAAAAATTGAGAGATTGCAGACATCATTATAACGATCAGAAAGCATCCAGAAAATCCGAAACAATGATTTTCATTACAGAGGGAGATTCTGCTTCTGGATCTATTACCAAGTCCAGAGATGTGGAAACACAAGCCGTTTTTTCATTGAAGGGTAAACCCTTGAACTGTTATGGATTGACGAAAAAAGTGGTTTATGAGAATGAGGAATTCAACCTTTTGCAAGCTGCTCTTAACATCGAAGAAAGTCTTGAAGATTTAAGATACAACCACGTAATTATCGCTACAGATGCCGATGTCGATGGGATGCACATTAGATTATTGATGATTACATTCTTCCTTCAGTTTTTCCCAGATTTGATAAAGAATGGACATTTGTATATTTTGCAAACGCCACTTTTCCGAGTTAGAAATAAGAAGGAAACGAGATATTGTTACTCGGATTCAGAAAGATTAAAAGCTTTGGATGAATTAGGCAAAAATCCAGAAATCACACGATTCAAAGGATTGGGAGAGATTTCTCCTGACGAGTTCAAACATTTTATTGGAAAAGATATTAGATTAGAACCTGTTGTTCTTGGAAAAGATCAAACTATTGATCAGCTTTTAGAATTTTATATGGGTAAAAATACACCAGACAGACAATTATTCATTTTGGATAATCTGGTGGTGGAAGACGACTCCAATATTGATAAGAAGAAAAATTTAGAATCTGCATAA
- a CDS encoding rhomboid family intramembrane serine protease, whose translation MNIVLLLIIVITCVTSYIGFQQPELFQKYKFEVSAIQRRKEYIRLLSSGFLHADFLHLFFNMYTLYIFSPIVLIPVDYYQDGLGGFGVGGFLIIYLGSIILGNLFCLYHYKNVPFYSAIGASGGVSGILFAAVALAPREIEIWFIPGFLFGALYFGYSVYMMLNPRQNDNIGHAAHLGGAFFGLVYAVIAYPELAQQNALYIGIMALPLVYLSYEIFVRKRIG comes from the coding sequence ATGAACATCGTTTTACTACTCATAATCGTAATTACTTGTGTCACAAGTTACATCGGATTCCAACAACCCGAATTATTCCAAAAATACAAATTCGAGGTTAGCGCAATCCAGAGAAGAAAAGAATATATCAGATTGCTGTCTTCCGGCTTTCTCCACGCAGATTTCCTGCACTTGTTTTTCAATATGTACACACTATACATTTTTTCACCTATAGTATTGATTCCTGTTGATTATTACCAAGATGGACTAGGCGGATTTGGAGTAGGCGGATTTTTAATCATTTATCTTGGCTCGATAATCTTGGGGAATTTATTTTGCCTCTACCACTACAAAAATGTACCGTTTTATTCCGCAATTGGAGCTAGTGGAGGCGTTTCAGGGATTCTATTTGCTGCAGTAGCTTTGGCTCCAAGAGAAATTGAAATATGGTTTATTCCAGGCTTTTTGTTCGGTGCATTGTATTTTGGATACTCCGTTTATATGATGCTGAATCCAAGGCAAAACGACAACATCGGTCATGCTGCGCATCTCGGTGGCGCATTTTTCGGATTGGTTTACGCCGTGATTGCTTATCCGGAATTAGCGCAGCAAAATGCTTTGTACATTGGGATTATGGCTTTGCCATTGGTCTATTTATCTTATGAGATTTTTGTCAGAAAAAGAATTGGATAA
- the yaaA gene encoding peroxide stress protein YaaA, with protein MKFITSPAKLMNVENSTEFLKSTTPKFIKDSEFIQSFLKEKSPKFLAELMEISPKLADENWERNQKWTSKPTAKNSAPAMFAFTGEVYRGLDAQSLDKNAVDYLQKNYRILSGLYGLLKPSDKVMLYRLEMGRPFQFDSYKNLYEFWTEKVTEQINSELKKRELLINLASTEYFKVIERKKLKSKVIDFEFKQIQPDGKLKTIVVYTKHARGLVLRFCAENNVQTIDELKAFNYENYLIDEKLSTETNLVFTR; from the coding sequence ATGAAATTCATAACATCGCCTGCAAAATTGATGAATGTAGAGAATTCTACAGAATTTTTAAAAAGTACAACACCTAAATTTATCAAGGACTCAGAATTTATCCAATCATTTTTGAAGGAAAAATCTCCAAAATTCTTAGCAGAATTAATGGAAATCTCTCCAAAACTGGCAGACGAAAATTGGGAAAGAAATCAAAAATGGACCTCGAAACCGACAGCTAAAAACTCAGCACCCGCAATGTTTGCTTTCACAGGAGAAGTTTACAGAGGTTTGGACGCTCAAAGCTTGGACAAAAATGCGGTTGATTACCTTCAGAAGAATTACAGAATTTTATCCGGACTTTATGGACTTTTGAAACCTTCGGACAAAGTGATGTTGTATCGTTTGGAAATGGGAAGACCTTTCCAGTTCGATTCTTATAAAAACCTCTACGAATTCTGGACTGAAAAAGTGACAGAGCAAATCAATTCTGAATTAAAAAAACGTGAACTTTTGATCAACCTTGCAAGTACAGAATATTTTAAAGTCATTGAAAGAAAAAAATTGAAGTCGAAAGTGATTGATTTTGAATTTAAGCAAATTCAGCCTGACGGGAAATTGAAAACGATTGTTGTCTATACAAAACACGCTCGTGGTTTGGTGCTTCGTTTCTGCGCAGAAAATAACGTTCAGACTATTGACGAATTGAAAGCTTTTAATTATGAGAATTATTTGATTGATGAAAAGCTGTCGACTGAAACTAATTTGGTTTTCACAAGATAA
- a CDS encoding DNA gyrase/topoisomerase IV subunit A, translating into MEESTHHEESLKKVSGLYKDWFLDYASYVILDRAIPSIFDGLKPVQRRIMHSMRELEDGRYNKVANIVGNTMKYHPHGDASITDAMVQIGQKELLIDTQGNWGNIYTGDSAAAARYIEARLTPFALDVVFNPKTTHWTKSYDGRNNEPIDLPVKFPLLLAQGVEGIGVGLSTKIMPHNFNELINASVLYLKGKKFELYPDFLTAGMLDVSNYNDGHRGGKIRARARISQKEKHLLTITELPFSKNTSDLIDSILKANERGKIKIKKIEDNTSDVVEINIHLHPDVSPDKTIDALYAFTDCEVPISPNACVIVGDKPMFLSVSDILKHNTDHTVALLKKELEIELHELQESWHFSSLERIFIENRIYHDIEEVKSWEDVIKTIDEGLKPHTKHLLRAVTEEDIVKLTEIRIKRISRFDLDKFKENILALEGKIEQVKHHLANLITYAIDYYTNIQKKYGKGKERRTELRIFDTIDASKVAVANEKLYVNREEGFIGTSLKKDEYLFDCSDIDDIITFQKDGTMKVVKVEGKTFIGKNIVHVAIWKKNDKRTVYNSIYREGREGPYYMKRFSVTGVTRNTDYKLASDKKYSEMLYFSANPNGEAEVVSVLLKPNARVRKNKIDIDFSDVMIKGRDSKGNLVTKYAVKKVDLKEEGVSTLAPRKIWFDDSVRRLNADGRGSLLGSFKGDDKILTINSQGETKLVSFDLMNRFDDDYLILEKWKPEQPITCIYFDGEKDKYFVKRFLLENTSNVQSFFSNENPKSFLEFVTTEVGATAELIYPTIKGKQKESETIDLDEFIAVKGIKAIGNQLTKDKVKNINITIPEPPEIIEEEPEIEEKTVEDLDDDGGTIGSLFDEEEN; encoded by the coding sequence ATGGAAGAAAGTACACATCACGAAGAGAGCCTGAAAAAAGTTTCGGGACTGTATAAAGATTGGTTTTTAGATTATGCGTCTTATGTAATTCTAGATAGAGCAATTCCTTCTATTTTTGATGGTTTGAAGCCGGTTCAGCGTAGAATTATGCACTCTATGCGAGAATTGGAAGATGGTCGTTACAACAAGGTTGCGAACATTGTCGGGAATACAATGAAATACCACCCGCACGGTGATGCTTCGATTACCGATGCTATGGTTCAAATAGGTCAAAAAGAATTATTGATTGATACCCAAGGAAACTGGGGAAATATCTATACAGGTGACTCTGCAGCTGCTGCAAGATATATCGAAGCGAGATTAACGCCATTTGCTTTAGATGTTGTTTTCAATCCTAAGACAACGCACTGGACTAAATCTTATGATGGTAGAAATAATGAACCAATCGACCTTCCTGTAAAATTCCCTCTGCTTTTAGCGCAAGGTGTTGAGGGAATTGGAGTAGGGCTTTCTACGAAAATAATGCCTCATAACTTTAATGAGTTAATTAATGCATCAGTTCTTTACCTGAAAGGCAAAAAATTTGAATTATATCCGGATTTCCTAACTGCGGGAATGCTAGATGTTTCCAATTATAACGATGGTCATAGAGGTGGGAAAATCAGAGCAAGAGCTAGGATTTCGCAGAAAGAAAAACATTTATTGACCATTACAGAATTACCTTTTTCAAAGAACACAAGTGATCTTATCGACAGTATTCTGAAAGCCAATGAAAGAGGTAAGATTAAGATTAAAAAAATAGAAGATAACACGTCTGATGTTGTTGAGATCAATATTCATCTTCATCCAGATGTTTCGCCGGATAAAACAATTGATGCACTTTACGCATTCACAGATTGTGAAGTTCCAATTTCTCCAAATGCCTGCGTAATTGTTGGTGATAAGCCAATGTTCTTGTCAGTTTCTGATATTCTGAAGCACAACACAGATCATACGGTTGCTTTGCTAAAAAAAGAATTGGAAATCGAGCTCCACGAGTTACAGGAAAGCTGGCATTTTTCTTCTTTGGAAAGAATTTTTATCGAGAATAGAATTTACCATGATATTGAGGAAGTTAAATCTTGGGAAGATGTTATAAAAACTATTGATGAAGGTTTGAAACCTCATACCAAACATCTTCTGAGAGCTGTAACAGAAGAAGATATTGTCAAATTAACGGAAATCCGAATTAAGAGAATTTCTCGTTTTGATTTAGATAAGTTCAAGGAAAATATTCTGGCTTTGGAAGGTAAGATTGAGCAAGTGAAACATCATTTGGCGAATCTGATTACTTATGCAATAGACTATTATACGAATATCCAGAAAAAGTACGGAAAAGGAAAAGAAAGAAGAACAGAACTTAGAATTTTCGATACGATTGATGCAAGTAAAGTTGCTGTAGCCAACGAAAAACTGTATGTCAATCGGGAAGAAGGTTTCATCGGAACATCACTCAAAAAAGACGAATATTTGTTTGATTGTTCTGATATTGATGATATTATTACATTCCAGAAAGATGGAACGATGAAAGTTGTAAAGGTTGAAGGCAAAACATTCATCGGGAAAAATATTGTACACGTTGCAATCTGGAAAAAGAATGACAAACGTACAGTTTACAATTCCATTTACAGAGAAGGTCGAGAAGGTCCTTATTATATGAAACGTTTTTCTGTGACTGGTGTTACTAGAAACACAGATTATAAATTAGCCTCAGATAAAAAATACTCAGAAATGCTTTATTTCTCAGCCAATCCAAATGGAGAAGCCGAAGTTGTTTCTGTTTTGTTAAAACCAAATGCAAGAGTCAGAAAGAATAAAATTGATATAGATTTCTCTGATGTCATGATCAAAGGTCGTGATTCCAAAGGGAATTTGGTCACCAAATATGCTGTGAAGAAAGTCGATTTGAAAGAAGAAGGCGTTTCCACTTTAGCACCTAGAAAAATTTGGTTCGATGACTCTGTACGTCGTCTTAATGCGGATGGAAGAGGAAGTTTGCTCGGAAGTTTCAAAGGTGATGACAAGATTTTAACCATCAATTCTCAAGGCGAAACCAAATTAGTTTCATTCGATTTGATGAACCGTTTTGATGATGATTACTTGATTCTCGAAAAATGGAAGCCGGAACAGCCAATCACTTGCATCTATTTTGATGGCGAGAAAGATAAATATTTTGTTAAACGTTTCCTTTTGGAGAATACGAGCAATGTTCAATCCTTCTTTAGCAACGAGAATCCAAAATCGTTCTTAGAATTTGTAACCACGGAAGTTGGAGCAACTGCAGAATTGATTTATCCAACCATCAAAGGCAAGCAAAAAGAATCAGAAACCATAGATTTGGATGAGTTTATCGCAGTGAAAGGAATCAAGGCAATTGGAAATCAATTGACCAAAGATAAAGTCAAAAACATCAATATCACCATTCCGGAACCACCGGAAATCATTGAAGAAGAACCGGAAATCGAAGAAAAAACCGTTGAAGATTTAGACGATGACGGTGGAACAATCGGAAGTCTTTTTGACGAAGAAGAAAATTAA
- a CDS encoding T9SS-dependent choice-of-anchor J family protein, whose amino-acid sequence MVKKLLFASFALSSLMGFSQTSVFKEDFEDEASVALWKVYDRDGDEQTWEILNAELNELPNFTGNLAVSFSWYLEAFTPDNLLESPAITLPASNSLSLSFKAAAGDEELFEEHYAVYVIPANSTFSGNETPVFEETFDQGYTETAKIINIDISSYAGQDIKLVFRHYDCEDVFYMGIDDIEIKDNAGLAVSDSSALSIKVFPNPASDFVKIQGVENIEKIRIFDMNGKMVLENQASEADIRKLPVGQYILNVHTKSEIISKKIIKK is encoded by the coding sequence ATGGTTAAAAAATTATTATTTGCTTCATTTGCATTATCTAGTTTGATGGGTTTTTCCCAAACATCAGTATTTAAAGAAGATTTTGAAGATGAGGCATCTGTTGCATTGTGGAAAGTTTACGATCGTGATGGAGATGAGCAGACTTGGGAAATTCTAAATGCTGAACTTAATGAACTTCCTAATTTTACAGGGAATTTGGCTGTTTCCTTTTCTTGGTATTTGGAAGCATTCACGCCTGATAATCTTTTGGAAAGTCCGGCAATTACTCTTCCAGCTTCTAATTCTCTGTCATTGTCATTTAAAGCAGCAGCAGGAGATGAAGAGCTTTTTGAAGAGCATTATGCTGTTTATGTTATCCCTGCAAATTCTACTTTCAGTGGAAATGAAACGCCGGTCTTTGAAGAAACTTTCGATCAGGGATATACTGAGACTGCAAAAATAATTAACATCGATATTTCATCTTATGCTGGTCAAGACATTAAACTTGTTTTTAGGCATTATGATTGTGAGGATGTTTTCTATATGGGAATTGATGATATCGAGATTAAAGATAATGCAGGATTGGCAGTTTCTGACTCATCAGCCTTATCAATTAAAGTTTTTCCAAATCCGGCTTCAGATTTTGTCAAAATCCAAGGTGTTGAAAATATAGAAAAAATCAGAATTTTTGACATGAATGGAAAAATGGTTTTAGAAAATCAGGCTTCAGAAGCTGATATTAGAAAACTTCCCGTTGGACAATATATTCTGAATGTTCATACAAAATCAGAAATTATTTCTAAGAAAATTATTAAAAAATAA
- a CDS encoding recombinase, translated as MAIRLLNKDSFSTILKNHFSERNETVSLQPLSEIISSLKREDLDVFTAYLKDNDKIKENLIYYIYNVFKDRPFNLSLTEADILSENAFYPEFKKRILNKVLPPIENEKTIWYLVDNVLVTPRKDLQFFQNSPEDKMDELFQLLRIDQFINNNHVKKELLFSINILAWRVIGNALDVEVMKMVPEYRNFDNPFLALQNELDLLNAKFKESSSFKLTSSDEIYKQTKIYLEQCLDFVTIAFKNSSKYGISSKTNQSLLKIRQQLQRMADIIKLFVVDEEKDYLINSKQLFFNIIKYKSHKNNLRDLVSDSTRLMSHLITNHTAETGTHYITSTFKAYMKMFWKASGGGVIVGALCVLKMLYSYVPASDFAHAFLFSMNYAMGFVMIYLMRFTLATKQPAMTAATMAKVLSEGDNKNTYVEFAHVVSQLFRSQFIAFVGNVLLSFPVSLIIIYGLEILFKQNFAFEKSSRLLYDLNPFDSKAILHACIAGVFLFISGVISGNISNNSVFYQIPRRIAKNPFINYFFGQSIAKRLSDYYSKNWAGIVSNFWFGVFLGATAPIGLFLGLDLDIRHITFAAGNFALGLYGKDFVVSSYTFWISFVTVFVIGFFNFAVSFGLSMLLAFRSRKVEMSEAREIFKEIFRYFVKNPFRFFFPLRSRLDEKSKRMIQDVSTKSEGH; from the coding sequence ATGGCGATTAGATTACTCAATAAAGACAGTTTCAGCACTATTCTGAAAAATCATTTTAGTGAAAGAAATGAGACTGTATCTTTACAGCCTTTATCGGAAATTATTTCGAGTCTTAAAAGAGAAGACCTTGATGTCTTTACGGCTTATTTGAAGGATAATGATAAGATTAAGGAGAATCTGATTTATTATATTTATAACGTTTTTAAAGATCGACCGTTCAATCTTTCGTTAACCGAGGCGGATATTCTTTCTGAGAATGCGTTTTACCCGGAATTCAAAAAGAGAATCCTTAACAAAGTTTTGCCACCGATAGAAAATGAGAAAACGATTTGGTATTTGGTGGATAATGTTCTGGTAACACCTAGAAAAGACCTTCAGTTTTTTCAGAATTCGCCAGAAGACAAGATGGATGAACTTTTTCAATTATTGAGAATTGATCAGTTTATCAATAATAATCACGTCAAAAAGGAATTACTTTTTTCAATTAATATTTTGGCTTGGCGTGTAATTGGAAACGCGCTGGATGTTGAGGTGATGAAAATGGTTCCGGAATATAGAAATTTTGATAACCCATTTTTAGCACTACAAAATGAGTTGGATCTGCTGAATGCCAAATTCAAAGAGAGTTCAAGTTTTAAATTGACTTCTTCAGATGAAATTTATAAGCAAACCAAGATTTACCTTGAGCAGTGCCTTGATTTTGTCACTATTGCTTTCAAAAATTCCTCAAAATACGGGATTTCCAGCAAGACTAATCAATCATTACTAAAAATCAGACAACAGCTACAAAGAATGGCTGATATTATTAAATTATTTGTTGTTGATGAGGAAAAAGATTATTTGATCAATTCAAAACAGCTGTTTTTTAATATTATCAAGTACAAATCTCATAAAAATAATCTTCGGGATTTGGTTTCTGATAGTACGAGATTGATGTCGCATCTCATTACAAATCATACTGCAGAAACAGGAACGCATTATATCACATCCACTTTCAAAGCCTATATGAAAATGTTTTGGAAAGCTTCCGGAGGTGGAGTTATTGTCGGAGCGCTTTGTGTTCTGAAGATGCTTTACAGCTATGTTCCTGCCAGTGATTTTGCGCACGCATTTTTGTTTTCTATGAATTATGCGATGGGATTTGTGATGATATATCTGATGCGTTTTACTTTGGCAACCAAACAGCCTGCGATGACGGCTGCTACTATGGCAAAAGTTCTCTCAGAAGGCGATAACAAAAATACTTATGTAGAATTTGCACACGTGGTTTCTCAGCTGTTTAGGTCGCAGTTCATCGCATTTGTCGGAAATGTTCTGTTGTCATTTCCTGTTTCATTGATAATCATTTATGGATTAGAAATTCTTTTTAAGCAGAATTTTGCTTTCGAAAAATCTTCAAGATTGCTCTATGATCTTAATCCTTTTGATTCCAAAGCTATTTTACATGCTTGTATTGCTGGAGTTTTCCTTTTTATTTCGGGTGTGATTTCCGGTAATATCAGTAATAATTCAGTTTTTTATCAGATTCCGAGAAGGATTGCAAAAAATCCGTTTATCAATTATTTCTTTGGTCAAAGTATAGCAAAGCGTCTATCCGATTATTATTCGAAGAACTGGGCAGGCATTGTTTCCAATTTTTGGTTTGGTGTTTTTTTAGGAGCGACGGCGCCAATTGGGCTTTTCTTAGGTTTAGATTTGGATATTCGTCACATTACTTTCGCAGCTGGAAATTTTGCTTTAGGCTTATATGGGAAAGATTTTGTAGTGAGTTCTTACACGTTTTGGATTTCCTTTGTCACGGTTTTTGTGATAGGTTTTTTCAACTTCGCCGTTAGTTTTGGATTGTCCATGTTATTGGCATTCCGAAGCCGAAAAGTGGAAATGAGCGAAGCGCGCGAGATTTTTAAAGAAATTTTCAGATATTTTGTGAAAAATCCATTTAGGTTTTTCTTTCCTTTGAGGTCTAGATTGGACGAGAAGAGTAAGCGAATGATTCAGGATGTTTCTACAAAATCAGAAGGTCATTAA
- the prmC gene encoding peptide chain release factor N(5)-glutamine methyltransferase, giving the protein MTISELKILFQNELSELYSKSEIEELLSIFCEHFLELNKIELRQNLDKDLSKIDSKRFSEAISELKTGKPFQQILGKTEFYGMKFFVNEHVLIPRPETEELLELAIGNIQEKSKKIQIFDSAPQLKILDIGTGSGIIPIILKKYFPEAQISTIDISKDALDIANKNAKFHKVEINFINKDYLNEKLDEIYDIIISNPPYIGIEENTEIKDSVKGFEPNIALFSPTSDALIFYRKIANDSINHLSENGMVFLEINQKLGKETLELFQNFSEAELLKDISGNDRMIFVRK; this is encoded by the coding sequence ATGACAATTTCTGAACTTAAAATTCTTTTTCAAAATGAGCTTTCTGAGCTTTATTCCAAATCAGAAATTGAAGAATTATTATCTATTTTTTGTGAACATTTTCTTGAATTGAATAAAATTGAGTTGAGACAAAATCTCGATAAAGATTTATCTAAAATCGATTCAAAAAGATTCTCAGAAGCCATTTCGGAATTGAAAACAGGGAAACCATTCCAGCAAATCCTTGGAAAAACTGAGTTTTATGGAATGAAATTCTTCGTCAATGAGCACGTTCTTATTCCAAGACCCGAAACGGAGGAATTGCTGGAGTTAGCAATTGGGAACATTCAAGAGAAAAGTAAAAAGATTCAAATCTTCGACTCCGCTCCTCAACTCAAGATTCTTGACATTGGAACCGGAAGCGGGATTATTCCGATTATTTTGAAGAAATATTTTCCGGAAGCTCAAATTTCTACCATTGATATTTCTAAAGATGCTTTGGATATTGCTAATAAAAACGCTAAATTTCATAAAGTTGAAATCAATTTCATCAACAAAGATTATCTGAATGAAAAGCTGGATGAAATCTATGATATTATCATCAGCAATCCGCCTTATATAGGAATTGAAGAAAACACGGAAATTAAAGACTCGGTCAAAGGTTTTGAACCCAATATTGCACTCTTCTCTCCTACTTCTGATGCTTTGATTTTCTATAGAAAAATTGCTAATGATTCTATAAATCATCTTTCCGAGAACGGAATGGTTTTCCTTGAAATTAATCAGAAATTAGGAAAAGAAACTTTGGAATTATTCCAAAATTTTTCTGAAGCTGAACTGTTGAAAGATATCTCTGGAAATGATAGAATGATTTTTGTGAGGAAATAA
- the ychF gene encoding redox-regulated ATPase YchF, translating to MKCGIVGLPNVGKSTLFNCLSNAKAQSANYPFCTIEPNLGTVSVPDPRLFELEKIVNPERVLPAVVEIVDIAGLVKGASKGEGLGNQFLANIRECEAIIHVLRCFDNGNIIHVEGSVDPLRDKEIIDIELQLKDLETIGKAVDKAKKFIKSGKKEDVLTYETLQNLQKFVEDGKNAREFSTDDFTKSIIGEVQLLTNKPVLYVCNVDENSIKNGNDWIAKIEEMAKSEGAEVVVLAAQIEADINELETFEERQMFLEELGLEEPGVNRLIRKAYDLLKLQTYFTAGVKEVRAWTIGQGWTAPQAAGVIHTDFEKGFIRAEVIKYNDYMTYGTEAKVKEAGKLSVEGKEYVVQDGDIMHFRFNV from the coding sequence ATGAAATGTGGAATCGTAGGTCTTCCGAATGTAGGAAAATCAACCCTTTTTAACTGTCTTAGCAACGCCAAAGCGCAATCTGCCAACTATCCGTTTTGTACGATTGAACCTAACTTAGGAACGGTTTCCGTTCCGGATCCAAGACTTTTCGAACTGGAAAAAATTGTAAATCCTGAGCGTGTTTTGCCTGCAGTTGTAGAGATTGTGGACATTGCTGGTTTGGTAAAAGGAGCGAGCAAAGGTGAAGGTTTGGGAAATCAGTTCTTAGCCAACATCCGTGAGTGCGAGGCGATTATTCATGTTTTGAGATGTTTCGATAATGGAAATATTATCCATGTTGAAGGTTCTGTAGATCCTTTGAGAGATAAAGAAATCATCGATATAGAGTTGCAGTTAAAAGATCTGGAAACTATCGGAAAAGCGGTTGATAAAGCTAAAAAGTTCATTAAATCTGGTAAAAAAGAGGATGTTTTAACTTATGAAACATTACAAAATCTTCAAAAATTTGTTGAAGATGGAAAAAATGCCAGAGAGTTTTCAACGGATGATTTTACAAAATCAATTATTGGAGAAGTTCAATTGTTGACCAATAAGCCAGTTCTTTACGTTTGTAATGTAGATGAAAATTCTATCAAAAACGGAAACGATTGGATTGCTAAAATTGAAGAGATGGCTAAAAGCGAGGGCGCTGAAGTTGTAGTTTTAGCAGCTCAAATCGAAGCTGATATCAATGAACTGGAAACTTTCGAAGAAAGACAAATGTTTTTGGAAGAGCTTGGTCTGGAAGAGCCAGGAGTTAACAGATTGATCAGGAAAGCTTACGATCTTTTGAAATTGCAGACTTATTTCACAGCTGGTGTTAAAGAGGTTAGAGCCTGGACAATTGGTCAGGGTTGGACTGCGCCACAAGCTGCCGGAGTTATCCATACAGATTTTGAAAAAGGTTTTATCCGTGCAGAAGTAATTAAATATAATGACTATATGACTTACGGAACGGAAGCGAAAGTGAAAGAAGCTGGAAAGTTATCTGTAGAAGGAAAAGAATACGTTGTTCAAGATGGAGACATTATGCATTTTAGATTTAATGTATAA